A window of the Glaciimonas sp. CA11.2 genome harbors these coding sequences:
- the cysD gene encoding sulfate adenylyltransferase subunit CysD: MNTAVEKLFLDNASDRHLDWLESEAIHIMREVAAECSNPALLFSGGKDSVVMLRIAEKAFRPGKFPFPLVHIDTGHNFAEVITFRDKKVAELGERLIVGSVEDSIQRGTVRLRNPLTDSRNAAQAVTLLETIAKYKFDACIGGARRDEEKARAKERIFSFRDEFGQWNPKAQRPELWDLYNTRVHPGENMRVFPISNWTELDVWQYIAREKLELPPIYFAHQRQVIPRNGLLVPLTDLTPAKEGEVVEMREVRFRTVGDISCTCPVASDATTVEAIIAETAITQITERGATRMDDQTSEASMEKRKKEGYF, encoded by the coding sequence ATGAACACTGCAGTAGAAAAACTTTTTCTCGATAACGCCAGTGACCGCCATCTCGACTGGCTGGAATCTGAAGCGATTCACATCATGCGCGAAGTGGCGGCGGAGTGCAGTAATCCGGCGCTGCTTTTTTCTGGTGGCAAAGACTCAGTAGTCATGTTGCGGATCGCCGAGAAAGCCTTCCGTCCAGGCAAATTTCCGTTCCCTTTGGTGCATATCGACACAGGCCATAACTTTGCAGAAGTTATCACTTTCCGCGATAAAAAAGTTGCGGAACTGGGTGAGCGCCTGATCGTTGGTTCGGTCGAAGATTCGATTCAACGTGGCACCGTACGTCTGCGTAATCCACTCACTGACTCACGTAATGCTGCCCAAGCAGTGACTTTGCTCGAAACGATTGCCAAATATAAGTTCGATGCTTGTATCGGTGGTGCGCGCCGCGATGAAGAAAAAGCGCGCGCCAAGGAACGTATCTTTTCGTTCCGTGATGAATTCGGTCAATGGAATCCAAAAGCGCAGCGTCCTGAACTGTGGGATCTGTATAACACCCGCGTGCATCCAGGTGAAAACATGCGCGTGTTCCCTATTTCCAACTGGACCGAACTCGATGTCTGGCAATACATTGCGCGCGAAAAGCTTGAATTGCCGCCGATTTATTTCGCGCATCAACGTCAGGTCATTCCACGCAACGGCCTGTTAGTGCCGTTGACCGATCTGACACCGGCTAAAGAAGGCGAAGTAGTCGAAATGCGCGAAGTGCGATTCCGCACGGTGGGTGACATTTCATGCACCTGCCCGGTTGCCTCCGACGCGACCACGGTTGAGGCCATCATTGCCGAAACCGCGATCACACAAATTACTGAACGTGGCGCTACGCGCATGGACGATCAGACATCGGAAGCATCGATGGAAAAACGCAAAAAAGAAGGATATTTCTAA
- a CDS encoding phosphoadenylyl-sulfate reductase: protein MPTTAPTISLPDLIAATKATLEKIASEYTPAVFASSLAAEDMVLTDLILRSKLDIGIFTLETGRLHAETLGMLDRIKETYDYTVTPFRPQTEAVAAYVEQNGLNAFYDSVDMRKECCRIRKIEPLNRALSGNKSWVTGQRRAQSQTRAELHVQEQDDAHAMTKFNPLADWSEEDVWEYIRSNNVPYNPLHDKGYPSIGCEPCTRAIQPGEDVRAGRWWWENPDSKECGLHVVDGKLIRIKSIA from the coding sequence ATGCCGACTACCGCACCAACTATCTCTTTGCCTGATCTGATTGCCGCTACTAAAGCGACGTTGGAAAAAATCGCCAGCGAATATACGCCGGCAGTATTTGCCTCGAGCCTCGCAGCGGAAGACATGGTGCTGACCGATCTGATCTTGCGCAGCAAACTGGACATCGGCATTTTTACGCTTGAAACAGGACGACTACATGCCGAAACTTTAGGCATGCTGGACCGGATCAAGGAAACCTACGACTACACAGTCACGCCGTTTCGTCCACAAACTGAAGCGGTTGCCGCCTACGTTGAACAAAACGGTTTGAATGCGTTTTATGATAGCGTAGACATGCGTAAGGAATGCTGCCGCATACGCAAGATTGAACCGTTGAATCGGGCACTGTCGGGCAATAAATCCTGGGTGACCGGACAACGTCGCGCACAGTCACAAACCCGCGCCGAACTGCACGTCCAAGAGCAGGACGACGCCCATGCGATGACCAAGTTCAATCCGTTGGCAGACTGGTCCGAGGAAGATGTCTGGGAATATATTCGCAGCAACAATGTGCCGTATAACCCGCTGCACGATAAGGGTTACCCGTCGATTGGCTGTGAGCCATGTACACGCGCCATCCAGCCCGGTGAAGATGTCCGTGCCGGTCGTTGGTGGTGGGAAAATCCAGACTCCAAAGAATGTGGTTTGCATGTAGTCGATGGAAAGCTGATCCGGATTAAATCCATAGCTTAA
- a CDS encoding DUF934 domain-containing protein, whose product MSESAINIIKNRSVVADDWTVLRLAVDDTAETVEIPSGKVIVPLTVWQAQRATLEGRSQLGVWLSSNARPEALKDDLAHFELIAVDFPIFTDGRGYSIAFNLRTRYGYEGELRAIGDVLRDQLFYMSRVGFDAYAVRPDKNINDALKGLTDFSEKYQASWDEKTPLFRRVKRQPVVQG is encoded by the coding sequence GTGTCTGAGTCTGCTATCAACATTATTAAGAACCGTAGCGTCGTCGCCGATGACTGGACCGTCCTCCGTTTAGCGGTCGACGATACTGCAGAGACGGTTGAAATACCATCTGGCAAAGTCATCGTTCCTTTGACTGTATGGCAAGCACAACGTGCAACGCTGGAAGGCCGCTCGCAATTAGGCGTCTGGCTCAGCAGCAATGCGCGTCCTGAAGCATTGAAAGACGACCTCGCACATTTTGAATTGATCGCCGTTGACTTCCCAATCTTTACAGATGGTCGCGGTTACTCAATCGCCTTCAATCTGCGTACCCGTTATGGTTACGAAGGTGAGCTACGCGCTATCGGTGACGTCTTGCGTGACCAACTATTTTATATGTCACGCGTTGGCTTCGATGCATATGCAGTGCGGCCCGACAAGAACATCAATGATGCGCTAAAAGGCCTGACCGATTTTTCGGAAAAATATCAAGCCTCGTGGGACGAAAAAACCCCTTTGTTCCGTCGTGTAAAACGCCAGCCAGTGGTGCAAGGATAA
- a CDS encoding nitrite/sulfite reductase, whose amino-acid sequence MYRYDEYDHQIVKERIAQYRGQVERRLSDELAEDEFRILRLQNGLYMQRHAYMLRVAVPYGLLASAQVRKFAYIARKYDRGYGHFTTRQNIQYNWIKLEESPDILADLATVEMHAIQTSGNCIRNITSDELAGVAADEVIDPRPYAEILREWSTFHPEFAYLPRKFKFAINGSEEDRAATAVHDIGLTMVKDASGEVGFKVMVGGGMGRTPIIGSVIREYLPWQHALTYMEAILRVYNQHGRRDNIYKARIKILVKAIGPQEFARQVEAEWLDIKDGPGTLTVEELQRVAQYFTAPAYETLPATDAEFEALKASDKAFGNWLKRNVKAHKVSGYAAVILSLKKTGVPPGDITADQLDFVADLSDRYSFGEVRVTHEQNLVLADVKISELFTFWQAVKAQGLATPNIGLLTDIICCPGGDFCSLANAKSIPIAQAIAEKFDNIDFQHDIGEIELNISGCINACGHHHVGNIGILGVDKDGAEWYQVSIGGAQGNSTSIGKIIGPSFSAHQMPTVIERLLSVYVKQRTEDERFIDTVQRLGVAPFKEYVYATPIKAAQPTGEDACV is encoded by the coding sequence ATGTATCGCTACGACGAATACGATCACCAGATTGTCAAAGAACGCATTGCCCAATATCGCGGTCAGGTAGAACGCCGCCTGTCCGATGAATTGGCCGAAGATGAGTTCCGCATCTTGCGTCTCCAAAACGGTTTGTACATGCAACGCCACGCCTACATGCTGCGGGTTGCCGTTCCTTATGGTCTGCTGGCTTCAGCGCAAGTGCGTAAGTTTGCTTATATCGCCCGCAAGTATGATCGCGGTTATGGCCATTTCACAACGCGTCAAAACATTCAGTACAACTGGATCAAGCTGGAAGAATCCCCAGACATTCTGGCGGACCTGGCAACGGTAGAAATGCACGCTATCCAGACTTCCGGTAACTGTATCCGTAATATTACGTCGGATGAATTAGCTGGCGTAGCCGCCGATGAAGTGATTGATCCACGTCCTTACGCAGAAATTCTGCGTGAGTGGAGCACGTTCCATCCAGAATTTGCGTATCTGCCGCGTAAGTTTAAATTTGCGATCAATGGCTCGGAAGAAGACCGTGCAGCAACTGCCGTGCATGACATCGGATTGACCATGGTCAAAGATGCGTCCGGCGAAGTCGGCTTTAAAGTCATGGTCGGCGGCGGCATGGGTCGTACACCGATTATCGGCAGCGTGATCCGCGAATACTTACCTTGGCAACATGCTTTGACCTACATGGAAGCAATCCTGCGCGTCTATAACCAACACGGTCGTCGCGACAATATTTACAAAGCCCGTATCAAAATTTTAGTCAAGGCCATTGGACCGCAAGAGTTTGCGCGTCAGGTCGAAGCTGAATGGCTGGACATCAAAGATGGTCCGGGTACGCTGACGGTCGAAGAATTGCAACGCGTCGCACAATATTTCACGGCACCGGCCTACGAAACATTGCCAGCCACCGATGCAGAATTTGAAGCATTGAAAGCCAGCGACAAAGCTTTTGGTAACTGGCTAAAACGCAACGTCAAAGCGCACAAAGTGAGCGGCTACGCTGCGGTCATTCTGTCATTGAAGAAAACTGGCGTACCACCCGGCGACATCACCGCAGACCAGCTTGACTTTGTTGCCGATCTGTCTGACCGCTACAGTTTCGGCGAAGTGCGCGTGACGCACGAACAAAATCTGGTGCTGGCGGACGTCAAGATTTCAGAGTTATTCACATTCTGGCAAGCCGTGAAGGCGCAAGGGCTGGCAACGCCAAATATTGGCTTGCTGACCGATATCATTTGCTGCCCTGGCGGTGATTTTTGCTCGCTGGCGAACGCGAAATCGATTCCGATTGCACAAGCGATTGCTGAGAAATTCGACAATATCGACTTTCAACATGACATCGGTGAGATTGAATTAAACATCTCAGGTTGCATTAACGCCTGCGGTCATCATCACGTCGGCAATATCGGTATTTTAGGTGTCGATAAAGATGGCGCAGAATGGTACCAAGTCTCGATCGGTGGTGCGCAAGGTAACAGCACCAGCATTGGTAAAATCATCGGCCCTTCGTTCTCGGCACATCAAATGCCGACCGTGATTGAGCGTCTGCTCAGCGTGTATGTCAAACAGCGCACCGAAGATGAACGCTTTATTGACACGGTACAACGCCTTGGCGTCGCACCGTTCAAAGAATACGTCTATGCCACGCCGATCAAAGCCGCACAACCGACTGGGGAGGACGCTTGTGTCTGA
- a CDS encoding sulfite exporter TauE/SafE family protein has translation MTLSYVVSGFAVGLLVGLTGVGGGSLMTPLLTLLFGIHPSVAVGTDLAFASATKVAGTFAHRYSGNVRWDIVRHLCLGALPAAVITALALKYFGTVSPEMGQIIRYSIAGSVFLTVIALLFKGKLQNWLNAHPEKQLQGAKLTAATIVAGLVLGTLVTISSIGAGAVGATLLVLLYPRLTPAEVAGTDIAYAVPLTAIAAAGHWWLGSIDWALLSALLLGSLPGITLGSLAARKVPEKILRALLAVTLTSVAIKLVF, from the coding sequence ATGACTCTTTCTTATGTAGTAAGCGGCTTTGCCGTCGGATTATTGGTTGGATTGACCGGAGTCGGAGGTGGTTCTCTGATGACGCCACTCCTCACGCTGCTTTTCGGCATCCACCCAAGCGTGGCCGTGGGGACCGATCTGGCGTTCGCTTCTGCCACCAAGGTCGCTGGCACATTTGCCCATCGCTACAGTGGCAATGTCCGTTGGGATATTGTCCGCCATTTATGTTTAGGCGCACTGCCGGCGGCAGTTATTACTGCCCTCGCCTTAAAATATTTCGGCACGGTCAGCCCTGAAATGGGCCAAATTATTCGTTATTCAATTGCCGGATCGGTGTTTCTAACTGTCATCGCCTTGCTATTTAAAGGTAAACTGCAAAACTGGTTAAATGCGCATCCTGAAAAACAACTTCAGGGCGCAAAGTTGACGGCTGCCACGATTGTTGCGGGATTAGTACTTGGTACGTTAGTCACAATATCATCAATTGGCGCTGGTGCCGTTGGCGCTACCTTACTAGTTTTGTTGTATCCTCGCCTGACGCCCGCTGAAGTCGCCGGTACCGATATCGCCTACGCGGTGCCACTCACTGCGATTGCCGCGGCCGGACATTGGTGGTTAGGGTCGATTGACTGGGCATTATTAAGCGCCCTGTTACTCGGTTCTCTTCCAGGTATTACACTGGGGTCGTTGGCCGCACGCAAAGTACCAGAGAAAATTTTACGTGCTTTATTAGCAGTGACGCTTACTAGCGTAGCAATTAAATTGGTTTTTTAG
- a CDS encoding CysB family HTH-type transcriptional regulator, translated as MNLHQFRFVREAVRQNFNLTEAAKALYTSQPGVSKAIIELEEELGVDIFTRHGKRIRGLTEPGRQVLKSVEAIMQEIEGLKRIGQEYAAHDSGSFTIATTHTQARYSLPKVVQAFTLKFPKVRLSLLQGNPKQVADMVRNDQADLALATEAIANAEGLITLPCYQWEHMVVVPPDHPLLQSKSLTLEEIAAYPLITYDSAFAGRSKIDHAFSLRNLKPDVLLEAIDADVIKTYVELGMGVGIIAGMAFDSERDTGLRAIKVGHLFGTNVSRAAVKQGAYLRSYVYTFIELLAPTMNRKLIEQVMSGEKDMYEL; from the coding sequence ATGAATCTCCATCAGTTTCGCTTTGTGCGCGAGGCGGTCCGACAAAACTTTAACCTGACCGAAGCTGCGAAGGCTTTATATACGTCTCAGCCCGGCGTGTCGAAGGCAATCATTGAATTAGAGGAAGAGCTTGGCGTCGATATTTTTACCCGCCACGGCAAGCGCATACGTGGTCTGACCGAGCCTGGGCGCCAGGTCTTGAAGTCGGTCGAGGCCATCATGCAGGAGATCGAAGGGCTAAAACGCATCGGTCAAGAGTATGCCGCCCATGATAGCGGCAGTTTTACGATTGCCACCACGCATACCCAGGCGCGTTACTCGCTGCCTAAAGTAGTACAAGCATTTACGCTAAAATTTCCGAAGGTGAGATTGTCTTTGTTGCAAGGAAATCCAAAGCAAGTTGCCGACATGGTACGCAATGATCAGGCTGATCTGGCCTTGGCAACTGAGGCCATCGCTAACGCGGAGGGATTAATTACCTTGCCATGTTATCAATGGGAACATATGGTTGTGGTGCCGCCCGATCATCCTTTGTTGCAGTCAAAGTCGCTTACGCTCGAAGAAATCGCCGCCTATCCTTTAATTACCTATGACAGCGCATTCGCAGGTCGCAGCAAAATCGATCATGCGTTTTCGCTACGGAATCTTAAGCCAGACGTTTTGCTGGAGGCGATTGATGCCGATGTCATTAAAACTTATGTTGAGCTGGGAATGGGTGTGGGAATTATTGCCGGAATGGCATTTGATTCGGAGCGAGATACCGGCCTTCGCGCGATCAAAGTTGGTCATCTGTTTGGTACGAATGTATCGCGTGCAGCCGTCAAGCAAGGTGCTTACCTGCGTAGTTACGTCTACACGTTCATTGAATTGCTGGCACCGACGATGAACAGAAAACTCATCGAGCAAGTAATGAGTGGTGAAAAAGACATGTACGAGTTGTAG
- a CDS encoding MFS transporter has product MALHSAAAHSSDQILPFRESLLAMLGIAFVIMLVGLDSTIVGTALPTIVAELKGFDLYAWVATSYLLTSVITVPIFGRLGDYYGRKPFVIVSIILFTGASILCGLADSMLWLVIGRGVQGIGGGMLVGTAFACIPDLFPGAHTRLRWQVMMSTAFGISTAVGPSLGGFLTQYWGWRWVFFVNFPVGLLSLFFVWKYLPHLRHTDPDAKIRLDWPGALLITAALGCLQLFVEMLPKHGLSLGMLTLLVASIASFYALWKWEHHAPQPILPFDLLFHPKLATLFLLSLLSGFSMFSLMFFAPLLYQGGFGLPPQEAGLLITPLVAFIMVGSIANGRIITRIKNPIVMLYIGFILLALSCFGVVISNRWTSHNVIASFMLMGGLGLGFILPNLTVFIQQEAGREHLGIATALMQSLRMIGSMIGTAIIGTLINHMYASSVQQALESDNAGKWLPSFADPQILISHETQTLVLKQLADAGHNGQLLLEAARDGLIGSIHMGVGLAVIVTVIGVGLVRRVPKVSLNAQSPATIVSE; this is encoded by the coding sequence ATGGCCCTTCATTCTGCCGCCGCTCACTCAAGCGACCAAATACTTCCTTTTCGTGAATCACTGTTGGCGATGCTAGGTATTGCATTTGTCATCATGCTGGTCGGGTTAGACTCTACCATCGTCGGCACAGCCCTTCCGACTATCGTCGCTGAACTAAAAGGTTTTGATTTATACGCTTGGGTTGCGACCTCTTACTTGCTCACTTCTGTCATCACAGTTCCTATTTTCGGACGCCTGGGTGACTATTATGGACGCAAGCCTTTTGTGATTGTCTCCATCATATTATTCACGGGTGCCTCAATTTTATGTGGCCTCGCCGACAGTATGCTCTGGCTGGTAATCGGACGTGGCGTCCAGGGAATCGGCGGCGGCATGCTGGTTGGTACCGCTTTTGCCTGTATTCCCGACTTATTCCCCGGCGCTCACACCCGCTTGCGCTGGCAAGTCATGATGAGTACCGCGTTCGGTATTTCGACAGCGGTTGGACCATCATTAGGTGGTTTTTTGACCCAATACTGGGGCTGGCGCTGGGTATTCTTTGTGAATTTCCCGGTCGGATTACTGTCACTATTTTTCGTCTGGAAATACCTTCCGCACTTGCGGCATACTGATCCTGACGCCAAAATTCGACTTGACTGGCCCGGCGCACTTCTTATCACAGCCGCGCTAGGCTGCTTGCAACTATTTGTGGAAATGCTACCGAAGCACGGTCTGTCGCTCGGCATGTTGACGTTGTTAGTCGCAAGCATTGCGTCCTTTTACGCGCTATGGAAATGGGAGCATCATGCGCCGCAGCCTATACTGCCCTTTGATCTGCTATTCCACCCAAAACTTGCGACTTTATTTCTACTCTCACTGCTGAGCGGCTTTTCCATGTTTTCGTTAATGTTTTTTGCACCGCTGTTATACCAAGGCGGTTTCGGCCTGCCTCCGCAAGAGGCTGGTCTTCTGATCACTCCCTTGGTGGCCTTCATAATGGTTGGCAGTATTGCTAACGGCCGTATTATTACGCGGATCAAAAATCCGATCGTTATGCTGTATATCGGCTTTATCTTGTTAGCACTGTCCTGTTTCGGCGTCGTCATATCGAACCGCTGGACCTCACACAATGTTATCGCAAGCTTCATGCTGATGGGCGGTCTCGGTCTCGGCTTTATTTTGCCTAATCTGACTGTTTTTATTCAACAAGAGGCAGGCCGTGAGCATCTTGGAATCGCTACCGCGCTGATGCAATCGCTCCGTATGATCGGCAGCATGATCGGAACTGCGATTATTGGCACCTTGATTAATCACATGTACGCCAGCAGTGTTCAGCAAGCGTTAGAGAGTGATAATGCAGGGAAATGGCTTCCGAGTTTTGCCGATCCCCAAATTCTGATCAGCCATGAAACGCAAACATTGGTGTTAAAGCAATTGGCTGACGCAGGGCATAACGGACAACTTCTGTTAGAAGCCGCGCGCGATGGCCTGATTGGCTCCATTCACATGGGCGTCGGTCTCGCTGTGATTGTGACGGTCATCGGTGTCGGCCTCGTACGTCGGGTGCCAAAGGTATCGTTAAATGCACAGTCACCAGCGACTATTGTAAGTGAATAA
- a CDS encoding chloride channel protein, with amino-acid sequence MNLLPSNISGQTQRHLRRVWRKYGILWLGAVLVGLVAVLYARLIDAGFGIFRTLQQAHFLLPIIITPLAGALCVWLTRRFFPGAEGSGIPQVIATLEEDTTQRGLSLLSIKLLFGKIGISFLAILGGFTIGREGPTVQVGAALMFNLRRLYPRASAALERRLILAGAAAGLSAAFNTPLAGIVFAIEELTRSFEHRASGVVITVIIFAGVVALGLNGNYNYFGTIQIAGGLTNMLALAVVVTGIVTGIAGGIFCWLLLNTERWIPKKVQVLRRDRPVVFGALCGLIVALIGVVAAAATFGSGYVEAQSLLAGGHLPVLYPFLKMASMVGSYLPGIPGGIFAPSLSIGAGFGNLLHLLFDNTSLQMLIALAMVGYLAAVTQSPITAFVIVMEMINGHALVISLMATALIASRISRFFAPPLYDALSERYRLSCASQIVSPDLRKSENA; translated from the coding sequence ATGAACCTGCTTCCATCGAATATATCTGGTCAAACGCAGCGCCATTTACGACGAGTTTGGCGTAAATACGGCATTTTATGGCTTGGAGCGGTATTGGTAGGGTTGGTCGCGGTATTGTATGCGCGCCTGATAGATGCCGGGTTTGGCATTTTTCGCACGCTCCAGCAAGCCCATTTTTTGCTCCCGATCATTATTACGCCATTGGCCGGTGCACTTTGTGTGTGGCTGACACGGCGGTTTTTTCCCGGCGCGGAGGGAAGCGGGATTCCCCAGGTAATCGCGACGTTGGAAGAAGACACCACGCAGCGTGGACTGTCGTTACTGTCGATCAAACTGTTGTTTGGCAAAATCGGTATTTCATTTTTAGCGATCCTGGGCGGTTTTACTATTGGTCGGGAAGGCCCGACGGTGCAAGTTGGTGCGGCGCTCATGTTCAATTTGCGACGCCTTTATCCACGCGCCAGTGCCGCGCTTGAGCGACGTCTGATATTGGCGGGTGCGGCTGCCGGTCTGTCTGCTGCATTTAACACGCCCTTGGCAGGAATCGTGTTTGCGATTGAAGAATTGACGCGCAGTTTTGAGCATCGCGCCAGTGGCGTGGTGATTACTGTGATTATTTTTGCCGGTGTCGTGGCACTCGGTTTAAATGGGAACTACAATTATTTCGGTACGATCCAGATTGCTGGCGGTCTGACTAATATGCTTGCGTTGGCGGTCGTTGTAACAGGCATTGTGACGGGTATTGCTGGTGGTATTTTTTGTTGGTTGTTACTCAACACTGAGCGTTGGATACCGAAAAAAGTGCAAGTTTTACGTCGTGATCGCCCCGTTGTTTTCGGCGCTTTATGCGGATTGATAGTAGCGCTCATTGGTGTCGTTGCCGCTGCCGCAACCTTTGGAAGCGGTTATGTGGAAGCGCAAAGTTTGCTGGCCGGCGGTCATTTACCCGTGTTATATCCCTTTTTGAAGATGGCATCGATGGTTGGTTCTTATTTACCAGGCATCCCGGGCGGCATTTTTGCGCCATCGTTGTCTATCGGTGCCGGTTTCGGTAATTTATTGCATCTGTTATTCGATAATACGTCGTTGCAGATGTTGATCGCTTTGGCGATGGTGGGATATCTGGCGGCAGTGACGCAGTCGCCGATTACTGCTTTCGTGATCGTGATGGAAATGATTAACGGCCACGCTTTAGTGATTTCATTGATGGCAACGGCACTGATCGCCAGCCGGATATCACGGTTTTTTGCGCCTCCACTTTATGATGCACTGTCAGAGCGATACCGGCTGTCATGTGCGTCGCAGATTGTTTCACCGGATTTAAGAAAGTCAGAAAATGCTTAA
- a CDS encoding class I SAM-dependent methyltransferase — MLKKDMAEYYAKRAETYEEIYTRPEREDELLTLQVRVQELLEGHDVLELGCGTGFWTKELAASAKSVTATDINPEVMKLAQAKEFPADKVRFAIADAFDLQLDRTYTAVFFGFLWSHIAREDQNRFLLHLREKIGSNTLMVMLDNSYVEGSSTTIARTDLLGNTFQHRRLPGAPHGDRYEILKNFPSDSNLRKRLASDTRDLRILRLEHYWLLNCRLK; from the coding sequence ATGCTTAAAAAAGATATGGCGGAGTATTACGCCAAACGTGCCGAAACTTACGAAGAAATTTATACCCGTCCAGAGCGCGAGGATGAACTGTTAACGCTGCAAGTGCGCGTGCAAGAATTGCTGGAAGGTCACGATGTATTGGAATTAGGCTGCGGAACCGGCTTTTGGACTAAAGAGCTTGCTGCTTCGGCAAAATCGGTTACTGCTACCGATATCAATCCGGAAGTCATGAAGCTGGCGCAGGCCAAAGAGTTTCCCGCAGATAAGGTTCGCTTTGCGATAGCCGATGCCTTTGACCTTCAGCTGGATCGCACGTACACGGCGGTGTTTTTTGGGTTTCTGTGGTCGCATATTGCGCGTGAAGATCAAAACAGGTTTTTGCTGCATTTGCGCGAAAAGATTGGATCGAACACGTTGATGGTGATGTTGGACAATAGCTATGTGGAAGGTAGTAGTACGACGATTGCGCGTACCGACTTGCTGGGAAATACTTTTCAGCATCGCCGCTTGCCGGGCGCACCGCATGGCGACCGCTATGAGATTTTGAAGAATTTTCCTAGTGACAGTAATTTGCGCAAGCGGTTGGCGTCTGATACGCGGGATTTGCGTATTTTGAGGTTAGAGCATTATTGGTTGTTGAATTGCCGGTTGAAATAA